The region AAGCAGTATCTGCCCTGTTATTGCGATGCCGGCCATCCGTATGCCGCGCCGCTGGTCAATACCCGTCTGGGTGGCCTGGCCCCGATGCTGCTGCTCACGGCGCGCGACGATCCCTTGCGCGATGAGGCCGTCCACTACGCGCGCCGCGTCCGCCAGGCCGGGGTGCGCGTGACCCAGGCCATCGTGGCCGGCGCGACTGACTGGCCCGCCGCGCTCATCGGCGCCGCCGGCGTCCCAGCCGAGTGGGATGATGAAGTTTTGGCACAAGTCTTTACTTTCCTGCTCACCCATCCGTCCGGTGCGGTATCCGTCGCGCGGTCTAGTGCGCCAGCGGCGATGGTTCGTAGTAGTACTGCGCGTGAATGAAGCGAACAGACCATTCGGCTGCCGATGACGCCGAATGGTCTTTTCCGTTTAAGACCGCCGCACTAGCCGCGACGGGCGATAGTTGCAACAAGAGGCAAGGGCTACCTTAGCGGCCACAACCTTCCGATCCCGGCGGGTTGCCCCAAAAGCGGAGCCCCAAGGTGAAAGAGCCTCTCCCCCTATCGGCAAACGTGACGTCCGAGTACGAGAAGAACGGATATATCTCCATCGATACGATGTGCCCCCCCGAGGAAGTGCAGGAAATCCGGAAAACGCTGCTGCAGATGTTCGAGAACCGGACCGGCTACAACGAGGGTGCGCAGTACGATTTCTCCAACCGCGACGATCCGGACAAACCGCAGGTCTTTCCCAGCCTGCACGATCCCTCGCACTATGCGCCGGAACTGCTGAAAACCAACTACCACAAGCGTGCGCTGGCGATCGCCCGGCAGCTGCTGGGCCCGGACGCCGCCTTGTACGGCGAACACGCCTTGCTCAAGCCGGCGCGCCTGGGCCCGGAAACCCCTTGGCATCAGGACGAAGCCTTCCGTTCGCCGGACTTCGAATATCGCGAGCTGAGCATCTGGCTGGCGTTGCAGCCGGTGGGCGCGGTCAATGGATGCATGCAGTTCATCCCGGGCTCGCACCGGCAGGACGTGCTGGAGCACCGTTCGCCGGGCTACGACAAGGCCCTGCATCCGCTCGAATGCTGCGCCGACTTTCCGCGTGAGCAGGCCGTGCCCGTGCCCCTGCCCGCCGGCGGTTGCACGATCCACGACATGCGCACCTTGCATTACACCGCCCCGAATACCTCGGAGGCGCCGCGCCTGGCCTACATCCTGATCTTCAACGTCCCGCCCACCTACAAACCCGGCCTGCGTGAATTCCCGTGGCTGGAAGGTCGACGCACCGACAGCCAGGAACGCAAGCGCGAATGGCATCGGCGTGGCGGCATCG is a window of Bordetella sp. N DNA encoding:
- a CDS encoding phytanoyl-CoA dioxygenase family protein, producing the protein MKEPLPLSANVTSEYEKNGYISIDTMCPPEEVQEIRKTLLQMFENRTGYNEGAQYDFSNRDDPDKPQVFPSLHDPSHYAPELLKTNYHKRALAIARQLLGPDAALYGEHALLKPARLGPETPWHQDEAFRSPDFEYRELSIWLALQPVGAVNGCMQFIPGSHRQDVLEHRSPGYDKALHPLECCADFPREQAVPVPLPAGGCTIHDMRTLHYTAPNTSEAPRLAYILIFNVPPTYKPGLREFPWLEGRRTDSQERKREWHRRGGIAVEVMRRLPRARLTSGKWMAWAAIRAVSKVWNRPR